One Lacunisphaera limnophila DNA window includes the following coding sequences:
- a CDS encoding ArsR/SmtB family transcription factor yields MELVEIYACLCDVTRLRLLHVLGQGPLCVCHFQTVLDEPQVKISKHLAYLRARGLVEATREGKWMVYALPAKVAPELRANLACLQDCVRENPVFRHDLARLRRLAPQPPAAGSCGCAAVARRRPRAARPVSS; encoded by the coding sequence ATGGAGCTGGTCGAAATCTATGCCTGCCTGTGCGACGTCACCCGTCTGCGTTTGCTGCACGTGCTGGGGCAGGGGCCGCTCTGCGTGTGCCACTTCCAGACGGTGCTCGATGAGCCGCAGGTGAAGATCTCCAAGCACCTCGCCTACCTGCGGGCGCGCGGGTTGGTGGAGGCCACGCGCGAAGGCAAGTGGATGGTCTATGCCCTGCCCGCGAAGGTGGCGCCCGAACTGCGTGCGAACCTCGCTTGTTTGCAGGATTGCGTCCGGGAAAACCCGGTCTTCCGCCACGATCTGGCCCGGCTCCGCCGCCTCGCCCCGCAACCGCCCGCGGCCGGTTCCTGCGGTTGTGCGGCGGTAGCCCGGCGCCGCCCGCGCGCCGCCCGCCCCGTTTCCTCATGA
- the arsJ gene encoding organoarsenical effux MFS transporter ArsJ, producing MNLRHYSLVTGAYWAFTLTDGALRMLVLLHFARLGYSPVQLAFLFLLYEFCGILTNLLGGWLASRMGLRITLLAGLFLQVTALGLLAGLNPAWPEAWSVAWVMGAQALSGIAKDLTKMSSKSAIKVLVPADARGTLFRWVAVLTGSKNALKGVGFFLGGWLLVGLGYTGALLAMAGGLLAVWLVAWASLPAELGKAKTKVGFSQLFAKSRAINVLSAARLFLFGARDIWFVVGVPVFLSTTLGWSGAQVGGFMASWVIGYGVIQSGAPALLRGRVPAGGTAALAGFLLAAVAAVIPLLLAAGLAPGPVMVGGLALFGAVFALNSAIHSYLILDYTDGDKVALNVGFYYMANAGGRLIGCLLSGVLYQTAGLAGCLWGTFGFAVVAAGIALALPRSAAHPERLAASERVIDSD from the coding sequence GTGAACCTGCGTCACTACAGCCTCGTCACCGGCGCCTACTGGGCCTTCACGCTCACGGACGGCGCCCTGCGCATGCTCGTGCTGCTGCACTTCGCGCGCTTGGGTTACAGCCCGGTTCAACTGGCCTTCCTGTTTCTCCTGTACGAATTCTGCGGCATCCTCACGAACCTGCTGGGGGGCTGGTTGGCGAGCCGCATGGGATTACGGATCACGCTGCTCGCGGGCCTTTTTCTGCAGGTGACGGCCCTGGGTTTGCTGGCCGGGCTCAATCCCGCGTGGCCCGAGGCCTGGTCGGTGGCCTGGGTGATGGGGGCCCAGGCGCTGTCGGGCATCGCCAAGGACCTGACCAAGATGAGTTCAAAGAGCGCCATCAAGGTCCTCGTGCCGGCCGATGCGCGCGGCACGCTGTTCCGGTGGGTGGCGGTGCTCACCGGTTCGAAGAACGCGCTCAAGGGAGTCGGATTCTTTCTCGGTGGGTGGCTGCTCGTGGGGCTCGGCTACACGGGGGCCCTGCTGGCGATGGCCGGCGGGCTGCTCGCGGTCTGGCTGGTCGCCTGGGCATCGTTGCCGGCGGAATTGGGCAAGGCGAAGACGAAGGTGGGATTCTCCCAGCTCTTCGCCAAAAGCCGGGCGATCAATGTGCTGTCCGCCGCGCGTCTGTTCCTGTTTGGGGCGCGCGACATTTGGTTTGTGGTCGGCGTACCGGTGTTCCTGAGCACGACGCTGGGTTGGAGCGGGGCGCAGGTCGGCGGCTTCATGGCCAGCTGGGTCATCGGCTACGGCGTGATCCAGTCCGGGGCCCCGGCCCTGCTGCGCGGACGGGTGCCGGCCGGCGGGACCGCGGCGCTCGCGGGCTTCCTGCTGGCTGCGGTGGCCGCGGTTATCCCGCTCCTGCTCGCGGCCGGTCTGGCGCCCGGCCCCGTGATGGTCGGAGGGCTCGCGCTCTTCGGCGCCGTGTTCGCGCTGAACTCGGCGATCCACTCCTACCTGATTCTCGACTACACCGACGGCGACAAGGTCGCGCTGAACGTGGGGTTCTACTACATGGCGAACGCCGGCGGGCGGCTGATCGGCTGCCTGCTTTCCGGCGTGCTCTACCAGACGGCGGGCCTGGCCGGTTGCCTGTGGGGAACCTTCGGCTTCGCGGTCGTCGCGGCCGGCATCGCCCTCGCCCTCCCGCGGTCCGCCGCCCACCCCGAACGACTCGCCGCTTCGGAAAGGGTGATCGACAGCGACTGA
- a CDS encoding ArsJ-associated glyceraldehyde-3-phosphate dehydrogenase, which translates to MKKARIAINGFGRIGRLTFRAAWDWPEFDWVLINDPKAGAEGAAHLLTFDSVQGRWPREAVADGADGIRIGEHRLAFTEHAKPGEVDWSAHGVDIVLECSGKFRTPEQLAPYFTRGVKKVIVAAPVKGGDALNIVMGVNDHLYEPARHHLITNASCTTNCLAPVVKVIHEGLGIEHGAITTVHDATNTQTIIDAPHKDLRRARAAGLSLIPTTTGSATAIGLIYPELLGRLNGHAIRVPLLTGSLTDCVFQVKRDTTVEEVNALLRAASETGPLRGILGYETRPLVSIDFKGNPASATIDALSTMVVNKRLVKIYAWYDNEWGYSNRMAELTRKVAAAL; encoded by the coding sequence ATGAAAAAAGCCCGCATCGCCATCAACGGATTCGGCCGCATCGGCCGCCTCACCTTCCGCGCCGCCTGGGACTGGCCGGAATTCGACTGGGTCCTGATCAACGACCCCAAGGCCGGGGCGGAGGGAGCGGCGCACCTGCTCACGTTTGATTCCGTGCAGGGCCGCTGGCCGCGCGAGGCGGTGGCGGACGGGGCGGATGGCATCCGCATCGGCGAGCACCGCCTCGCCTTCACCGAGCACGCCAAGCCTGGCGAGGTGGACTGGTCGGCCCACGGCGTGGACATCGTGCTGGAGTGCAGCGGCAAGTTTCGCACGCCGGAGCAACTGGCCCCTTATTTTACGCGCGGGGTGAAGAAAGTCATCGTGGCCGCCCCGGTGAAAGGCGGCGATGCCCTGAATATCGTGATGGGCGTCAACGACCACCTCTACGAGCCGGCGCGGCACCACCTGATCACCAACGCCTCCTGCACCACCAACTGCCTGGCGCCGGTGGTGAAGGTGATCCATGAGGGGCTGGGCATCGAACACGGGGCCATCACCACGGTGCATGACGCCACCAACACACAGACCATCATCGATGCCCCGCACAAGGACCTGCGTCGCGCCCGCGCGGCCGGACTCTCGCTGATCCCCACGACCACCGGCAGCGCCACGGCCATCGGGCTCATCTATCCGGAATTGCTGGGCCGGCTCAACGGTCACGCCATTCGCGTGCCGCTCCTGACGGGCTCGCTCACGGATTGCGTGTTCCAGGTCAAACGCGACACCACGGTGGAGGAGGTGAACGCGCTGCTCCGCGCCGCCAGCGAAACCGGTCCGCTCCGGGGCATCCTCGGCTACGAGACGAGGCCCCTCGTCTCCATCGATTTCAAGGGCAACCCCGCCTCTGCGACGATCGACGCCCTCTCCACGATGGTGGTGAACAAGCGTCTCGTGAAGATCTACGCTTGGTATGACAACGAGTGGGGCTATTCCAATCGCATGGCGGAACTGACCCGCAAAGTCGCGGCCGCGCTTTAA